A single window of Lutzomyia longipalpis isolate SR_M1_2022 chromosome 1, ASM2433408v1 DNA harbors:
- the LOC129786109 gene encoding insulinoma-associated protein 1a: MESQQFVAFRPISTGGLLTTVADLPVSLKRHYTVLTESPLDLSVKPTLDAITPPSTPSPPKKRYRDIEVKLEPKADGGEEVNEKTPKSRPKSSASRSAAKSGGGEHKRTKAVRKLKFDEDTSSPVSGTIIRPFEEIDENNEDQIGDIDPQYNIVEVTEEAKAEIAAIPNVIGAYRCRLCRNEFEDAFGLARHRCSCIVLLEYRCPECGKRFNCPANLASHRRWHKPKEQIVAKRQDTAGESENQFPCSECGKFFKRMAYLRKHMATHTKKDKVVSHSSRSSDSFSDPPRATEERQNITEMIFHYASMRNTPSTTSSSASERSTPSPRMQIIDDAFTEEENLAAAALAHLRNGPSVIRHTTALVV; this comes from the coding sequence ATGGAATCTCAACAGTTTGTGGCATTTCGGCCAATCAGCACTGGTGGACTCCTGACCACCGTGGCTGATTTGCCGGTGAGTCTTAAGCGTCACTACACTGTGCTCACGGAGTCACCGCTTGATTTATCTGTTAAACCCACCTTGGATGCAATTACCCCACCTAGCACTCCATCTCCGCCAAAGAAGCGTTACCGTGACATTGAGGTGAAGCTAGAGCCAAAGGCTGATGGGGGTGAGGAGGTGAATGAGAAAACGCCAAAGAGTCGACCAAAGTCATCAGCATCACGCTCAGCTGCAAAGAGTGGTGGTGGTGAGCATAAAAGAACCAAAGCGGTGCGAAAGCTAAAATTCGACGAGGACACCTCGTCGCCAGTTTCGGGGACAATCATTCGTCCATTTGAGGAGATTGATGAGAATAATGAAGATCAAATTGGAGACATTGATCCGCAGTACAACATTGTGGAGGTAACGGAGGAAGCCAAGGCGGAAATAGCTGCAATCCCCAATGTAATTGGTGCATATCGGTGCAGATTGTGTCGCAATGAGTTTGAGGATGCCTTCGGATTGGCGCGGCATCGGTGCTCGTGCATTGTATTGCTGGAGTATCGATGCCCAGAGTGTGGGAAACGCTTCAACTGTCCGGCCAATTTGGCGTCACACAGGCGTTGGCACAAGCCAAAGGAGCAAATTGTGGCAAAACGACAGGACACTGCTGGTGAGTCAGAAAACCAGTTCCCATGCTCAGAGTGTGGGAAGTTCTTCAAGAGGATGGCATACCTGCGAAAGCACATGGCCACCCACACGAAAAAGGACAAAGTGGTGTCTCACAGTTCGCGCAGCAGTGACTCATTCAGTGACCCTCCGCGCGCCACGGAGGAGCGGCAGAATATCacagaaatgatttttcactaTGCCAGCATGAGGAATACACCATCAACCACGTCATCGTCGGCGTCTGAGCGCTCAACACCCTCCCCCAGGATGCAGATTATTGATGATGCCTTCACGGAGGAGGAAAATCTCGCAGCTGCAGCCTTGGCGCACCTCCGCAATGGACCGTCCGTGATTCGTCATACAACAGCCCTTGTGGTGTGA
- the LOC129786056 gene encoding protein-cysteine N-palmitoyltransferase Rasp, with translation MVQYLPVGEISLYFALNFIFLFYSSYRVFSYGKLIYKENAEFGFSEGWWIIGRPKDDMDYEWHNWKNFLIEHAFWYIIHMILSQMVRLIKQRPSPFFYAAISFIFIFTRYGIIMTIAAFASAFLFYGLSRSASKVIFWAGSSIYLLALNLLKSDAFFDFLTRHTKLGESEIYEILIVFAWMLLKCISFGIDAIEHRKSRESHSDWEFSLEPFMGYVFYFPTLHLGPIMIYSRYRKSLRQEVSEVSTEKILIFLRDILLSIFWMVFLEGALHFFYVNNLQTNENVVSQLDSWALYGFGYLLGQFFHIKYVIAYGIGMAFARMDDIDPPRKPKCISRIHLYSDMWKHFDHGLYEFLFRYIYCELCAKTSSVGKKLLASLLTFVFIYLWHGFYFYIFIWSLMNFLCLTVESFARQISKTPTYRRFIQEHFNQTWEYRWNGALGTLLLVPAVISNFFFLASYDVGIIFVQRTFYSGFLHYLCVFGGVICIFFTSEFIKRHEKAYREQKSRNSSITREIISQ, from the exons ATGGTCCAGTATTTACCGGTCGGTGAGATCAGTCTATATTTTGCCCTGAATTTCATCTTTCTCTTCTACTCATCTTATCGTGTCTTCAGCTATGGGAAAT taatttacaaagaaaatgcagaaTTTGGCTTCAGCGAAGGTTGGTGGATTATTGGAAGGCCCAAAGATGACATGGACTATGAGTGGCACAACTGGAAGAACTTCCTCATTGAACATGCTTTTTGGTACATAATCCACATGATTTTGAGTCAAATGGTACGACTTATCAAGCAGAGACCATCCCCATTCTTCTATGCTgcaatttcctttattttcatcttcacGCGATACGGCATCATTATGACAATTGCAGCCTTTGCCAGCGCTTTCCTCTTCTACGGACTCTCACGGAGTGCATCGAAGGTGATTTTCTGGGCTGGAAGTTCAATTTACCTGCTGGCACTGAATCTCCTAAAGAGTGATGCTTTCTTTGACTTTCTCACCAGGCATACGAAGCTCGGTGAGAGCGAAATTTATGAGATCTTAATTGTTTTTGCATGGATGCTGCTGAAATGCATCAGCTTCGGCATTGATGCCATTGAGCATCGTAAAAGTAGAGAATCTCACAGTGATTGGGAATTCTCCCTTGAACCCTTCATGGGGTATGTCTTCTACTTCCCAACACTTCATTTGGGACCCATTATGATCTACTCAAGATACCGAAAATCCCTCCGACAGGAAGTAAGTGAAGTGAGTacggagaaaattttaatttttctccgtGATATTTTACTCTCAATCTTCTGGATGGTCTTCCTGGAGGGTGCTCTGCATTTCTTCTATGTTAATAATCTTCAGACAAATGAGAATGTGGTGTCACAGCTGGATTCCTGGGCTCTCTACGGGTTTGGCTACTTGCTGGGGcaattttttcacataaaatacgTGATTGCCTATGGGATTGGGATGGCATTTGCTCGCATGGATGACATTGACCCACCGAGGAAGCCCAAATGTATCTCACGGATTCACCTGTACTCCGACATGTGGAAGCACTTTGATCATGGACTCTATGAATTCCTCTTCCGGTACATTTACTGCGAACTCTGCGCTAAGACATCTTCAGTTGGAAAGAAACTTCTTGCAAGCCTCCTCACCTTTGTCTTCATTTACTTGTGGCACGGATTCTACTTCTACATCTTCATCTGGTCCCTCATGAACTTCCTCTGCCTCACCGTGGAGAGCTTTGCTCGGCAAATATCAAAAACACCCACATACCGACGATTCATTCAGGAACACTTTAACCAAACGTGGGAATATCGATGGAATGGAGCTCTGGGGACGCTTCTTCTCGTTCCTGCTGTAATCTcaaatttcttcttcctcgCCAGCTACGACGTAGGCATCATATTTGTCCAGCGGACCTTCTACAGTGGTTTTCTTCACTACCTCTGCGTATTTGGAGGTGTTATCTGCATCTTCTTCACATCAGAGTTCATTAAACGACACGAGAAAGCTTATAGAGAACAAAAATCGCGGAATTCAAGCATCACACGAGAGattatttcacaataa
- the LOC129786191 gene encoding dynein regulatory complex subunit 5 produces MKYPNTVDKNALKAYIDLRVVRRQKDGLNSLDLKWNFDSPESLKILCIEALAENWTANPVYSEVIFSVDRNYLLDILSLNLSVADLSAKIQDDVFWERFFMSKWPHCYPQTKNRPWIKVFMEKYLAEKLENMKSDEYEEESMVQLLELCAPHTENLVLNQLQPTMSPDPEHNDHVIPLNIVLSNLHELRKLDLTFDLKNVGTTFYLGCANISTNDIKSLTEGLAKCFELQDFRLHSSKLDAEMLKLLAVALDKGCPNLEVLSLPHCRFGDGGLLAFLEALGPDSLPNIRTLILTNNFLSSNGILELSKVIKRRKIQKLDLRLNPIKSDGAFAIFGILRHMHVKELNLSCCSLDDEISFLFIKTLKECKFLEKLNLSVNRFSHEMGEKITEIMPQITNLLEFDLRNTDVSTISRMIIDDYVLKNRLKKNSS; encoded by the exons atgAAGTATCCAAATACAGTGGATAAAAATGCTCTAAAGGCATACATTGATCTAAGGGTAGTACGAAGGCAAAAGGATGGGCTGAATTCTCTTGATctcaaatggaattttgaTAGCCCAGAATCCCTGAAAATCCTCTGCATTGAAGCTCTTGCTGAAAATTGGACAG CAAATCCTGTGTACTCCGAAGTGATCTTCAGTGTGGACAGAAACTACCTTTTGGACATTCTAAGCTTGAATCTCTCCGTTGCCGACTTATCAGCCAAGATCCAGGATGATGTCTTTTGGGAGAGATTCTTCATGTCGAAATGGCCCCACTGCTATCCTCAGACGAAGAATCGTCCCTGGATTAAGGTCTTCATGGAGAAGTATCTCGCAGAGaagttggaaaatatgaagagTGATGAATATGAGGAAGAATCCATGGTACAGCTGCTAGAACTCTGTGCACCACACACGGAAAATCTCGTTCTCAATCAACTACAGCCTACAATGTCGCCTGATCCTGAGCACAATGATCACGTCATTCCGCTCAATATTGTCCTTTCAAATTTACACGAACTCCGGAAACTTGATTTGACTTTTGACCTTAAAAACGTGGGGACAACCTTTTACCTGGGATGTGCCAATATATCAACAAATGACATCAAAAGCCTAACAGAGGGTCTGGCGAAATGCTTCGAATTGCAGGATTTCCGTCTTCACAGCAGCAAATTGGATGCGGAAATGCTGAAATTACTTGCCGTTGCTTTGGACAAAGGATGCCCCAATTTGGAAGTTCTTTCCCTGCCGCACTGTCGCTTCGGTGATGGAGGTTTGCTGGCTTTCCTAGAAGCTCTTGGGCCTGATTCATTACCCAACATTCGAACTCTTATCCTCACTAATAATTTCTTAT CTTCGAATGGGATTTTAGAGCTCTCGAAGGTAATTAAACGacggaaaattcaaaagcttgATTTAAGATTGAATCCCATTAAATCGGATGGAGCGTTCGCAATATTTGGTATTCTTAGACACATGCACGTTAAAga GCTCAATCTATCCTGTTGTTCTCTGGACGATGAGATATCCTTCCTCTTCATTAAAACCCTAAAAGAATGCAAATTTCTGGAGAAACTCAATTTATCCGTTAATCGATTCAGCCACGAAATGGGTGAGAAGATCACGGAGATCATGCCACAGATTACGAATCTCCTTGAATTTGATCTACGCAATACGGATGTCTCAACAATTTCCCGAATGATCATTGATGATTATGTGCTGAAGAATcgtctaaagaaaaattcaagttAA
- the LOC129785995 gene encoding protein kinase C-like, protein MFTGTIKIKVCEACGLRPTDFQTRHMMTFGNKEVEKIDAYVSIDVDENHLGVSTTKPKTFDPVWNENFSHEVHNAKNLSLTVFHDAAIPPDDFVANCNIPFEDMMQREKEQQDFWVDLEPQGKIHVLIDLVWHDQNNAQSGAAPVATVSGGREFKERAGFNRRRGAMRRRVHQVNGHKFMATFLRQPTFCSHCREFIWGIGKQGYQCQVCTCVVHKRCHRSVVTKCPGMKEEQSAGQGFTVNIPHRFVVHNYKRFTFCDHCGSLLYGLIRQGLQCEVCNMNVHKRCQKNVANNCGTNVKQMAEILQAMGLSADKQGPPRRSRYLNQTAGESSTASERSSDSGVSSGLSEKSALENAKANEAFQHGDHGHEVMHRGKMGLIDFNFIKVLGKGSFGKVMLAEKKGTDEVYAVKVLKKDAIIQDDDVDCTMTEKRILALAAKHPFLTALHSCFQTPDRLFFVMEYVNGGDLMFQIQRARKFDEGRAAFYAAEVTLALQFLHRHGVIYRDLKLDNILLDQEGHCKLADFGMCKEGILDGVLTSTFCGTPDYIAPEILQELEYGPSVDWWALGVLMYEMMAGQPPFEADNEDDLFESILHDDVLYPVWLSREAVSILKGFMTKNPARRLGCTGNENQIKSHAFFKDLDWDALEVRKVRPPFRPKIRSPRDALNFDAEFTKEEPVLTPVPVDTIRCINQDEFAGFSFVNPDFGPERRVC, encoded by the exons ATGTTTACGGGCACGATTAAGATAAAAGTGTGTGAGGCCTGTGGGCTGCGGCCGACGGACTTCCAGACGCGACACATGATGACTTTCGGGAATAAAGAGGTGGAAAAAATCGACGCATACGTCTCCATTGATGTTGATGAAAATCACCTAG GCGTCTCCACCACCAAACCCAAGACCTTCGATCCCGTCTGGAATGAGAACTTTTCCCACGAAGTGCACAATGCCAAGAATCTCAGCTTGACAGTATTCCACGATGCAGCTATTCCACCGGATGACTTTGTGGCCAACTGCAATATCCCCTTTGAGGACATGATGCAGCGGGAGAAGGAACAGCAGGACTTCTGG GTTGATCTTGAGCCACAGGGAAAGATCCACGTGCTCATTGACTTAGTATGGCATG ATCAAAATAATGCACAGAGCGGTGCCGCACCAGTGGCCACCGTGTCCGGAGGTCGAGAGTTCAAAGAGCGTGCGGGCTTCAATCGACGACGGGGAGCAATGCGAAGACGCGTCCACCAAGTCAATGGACACAAATTCATGGCAACATTCTTGAGACAGCCAACATTTTGTTCACACTGCCGAGAATTCATTTG GGGTATCGGTAAACAAGGCTATCAATGTCAAG TTTGCACTTGTGTGGTTCACAAAAGATGCCATCGATCTGTTGTCACAAAATGTCCAGGAATGAAGGAGGAG CAATCTGCTGGCCAGGGCTTCACAGTGAACATCCCACATCGTTTTGTGGTGCACAACTACAAGAGATTCACATTTTGCGACCACTGTGGCTCCCTGCTGTATGGCTTAATTCGACAGGGATTGCAGTGTGAAGTGTGCAATATGAATGTGCACAAGAGGTGCCAGAAGAATGTTGCCAATAATTGTGGAACGAATGTGAAGCAAATGGCAGAGATTCTCCAAGCTATGGGACTATCGGCAGACAAGCAGGGGCCACCGCGGAGATCACGGTATCTCAATCAGACTGCAGGTGAGAGTTCAACGGCAAGCGAGAGATCGTCCGATAGTGGTGTGAGTTCGGGACTCTCGGAGAAGTCTGCATTGGAGAATGCAAAGGCAAATGAAGCCTTCCAGCATGGGGATCATGGGCACGAAGTGATGCACCGAGGAAAGATGGGTCTTATTgatttcaatttcatcaaaGTCCTGGGCAAGGGTTCCTTTGGCAAAGTAATGCTGGCGGAGAAGAAGGGCACCGATGAGGTGTATGCGGTGAAGGTGCTGAAGAAGGACGCCATCATTCAGGATGATGATGTTGATTGCACAATGACGGAGAAACGGATTCTCGCTCTAGCGGCAAAGCATCCCTTCCTCACAGCCCTCCATTCCTGCTTTCAGACGCCAGATCGTCTGTTCTTCGTCATGGAATATGTGAATGGTGGTGATTTAATGTTCCAAATTCAGCGTGCCCGTAAATTCGATGAGGGCCGTGCAGCTTTCTATGCAGCTGAAGTGACACTGGCACTGCAATTCCTACATCGCCACGGTGTCATCTATCGAGATCTCAAGCTCGATAATATCCTTCTCGATCAGGAGGGACATTGCAAACTCGCAGATTTTGGGATGTGCAAAGAGGGCATACTCGATGGTGTTCTCACGTCAACATTTTGCGGCACACCCGACTACATTGCCCCGGAGATCCTTCAGGAGTTGGAATATGGGCCATCGGTCGATTGGTGGGCACTTGGTGTTCTCATGTATGAAATGATGGCTGGACAACCACCATTCGAAGCTGATAACGAAGACGATCTTTTCGAATCAATCCTCCACGATGATGTTCTGTATCCTGTATGGTTGTCACGCGAAGCAGTGTCGATTTTAAAGG GTTTTATGACGAAGAACCCTGCAAGACGTTTGGGGTGCACAGGAAATgagaatcaaataaaaagtcatgcatttttcaaAGATCTTGATTGGGATGCGTTGGAAGTGCGAAAAGTAAGACCCCCCTTCAGGCCTAAAATT AGAAGTCCACGGGACGCATTAAATTTCGATGCCGAATTTACCAAAGAAGAACCTGTACTAACACCTGTTCCAGTAGATACAATTCGTTGCATAAATCAAGATGAATTTGCTGGTTTCTCATTTGTCAATCCGGACTTTGGTCCCGAGCGGAGAGTTTGCTAA